A segment of the Frankineae bacterium MT45 genome:
GGGACGCCGTGAGTTGCGGGGTATCCATCCCGACGAGTAGCGCAGCACCCTCATTCGAGACTTGGCTGAAGGCGTGCCCCAGACGCCGGTCCAGGCCCCCGCCGCACTGCTCGATGACGCGCCACTGCGGCGGCGTCCACCCGCCGGACCGGCCGTCCAGGGCGAGTACGCGTCTGACGTCGCAGACCCGATCACAGGCGGTGAAGGTGTCCTGCAACGACGCCATCGCCAGCCGAGCCGCCGAGTCGTAGCCGACGCTGCTGGCCAGGCGCGTCTTAACCCGACCCGGCAGCGGTTCCTTGGCGATCACCAGCAAAGTTCGGTACTTCGCCGCCTTCACTGGCTGAGCACCGCGCTCATGTCCCGGACGGCCTGAAGCGTTCCGCGGGGCGTACCGGTCACTTTCGAGCGTCCGGACCGGGGGTGATAGTCGACGTCGATCTGCTCCAGCCGCCAGCCGGCCTGCGCCGCCCGCAGCAGCGTCTCCAGCGGATACCCGCAGCGACGATCGCGAATCTCCAGCTCGAGGAGCCCGACGCGCCGGGCCACCCGCAGCGGGCCGACATCCAGCAGCGGAACTCCACTGGCCCGGCGGAAGCGGCGGGCCAACTCCTTATTGGCCAGCCGGGCGTGCAGCGGCCAGGCCCGCCACGACGTCGGGCGGCGCCGGGCCACCGAGAGCTCGGCCCATCCCCGCTGCACCGGTCGTAGTAGGCGGAGCACGTCGGCGGGGTCCAGCGAGGCGTCACAGTCGCAGAAGCCGACGAACTCGGCCGTCGCCGCCTCGAGGCCGGCGTGGCAGGCCGCGCCGTAGCCGGGGGTCGGGCAGTCGACCACCAGCGCCCCGAATCGGCGGGCGATCTCGGCCGATCCGTCGCTGGACCCGTTGTCGACGACGATCGGCCGCACGCCGTCCGGGATGCGACTCAGAACCCACGGGAGTGCCTGCGCCTCGTCCAGGCAGGGGAGCACGAGGTCGATCAGCACTGCATCGTCCGGGCGGAGACCGCTCGGGTGTTGGGCACTGGTGCTCATGCAATTCACGTTATGGGGCTGAGCGCGTCGGATGCGGCTGGAGTTGATTACGAACTGCGTAACGCTCGCGGCCGCCGGGTGAAACCGGCCCGCCCGACCCGGCCGGCCCCTAGACTCCTTACGTATGGCCAACATTCTGGTAGTCGATGACGACACCACCGTGGCCGAGGTGGTGGTTAGCTACCTGCGCCGCGCGGGGCACACCTCGACAGTGCTCGGTGACGGCCAGCTCGCCCTCGACGCACTGGCCGACGCCACCCCGGATCTGCTCATCCTCGACGTGATGCTCCCCAGCGTGGACGGGCTGAAGATCTGCGCGATGCTGCGCGAGAACCACCCCGACCTCCCGATCATCATGCTCACCGCGCTGGCCGACGCTGAGGATCGCATCGCCGGCCTGGAGATGGGGGCCGACGACTACCTCACCAAACCCTTCTCGCCGCGCGAACTGGTGCTGCGGGTCGACTCGGTGCTACGTCGCATCCAACCGGCTGCTAGCACCGACGCCGCGGCCCCCCCGACCGCAGCGGAGGAGATGCTGCGCGCCGGCGACCTGACCGTGAATCCGCTCAGCCGGCGGGTGACCCGCGGCGACGAGGAGCTGACCCTCACCGTCCGCGAACTGGACCTGCTCATATTCCTGCTGCGAAACCCAGGACGGGCCTTCAACCGCGAGGAGTTGATGCGCGACGTCTGGGGCTGGACCTTCGGCGACCATTCGACGGTCACCGTGCACGTGCGGCGGCTGCGGGAGAAGGTCGAGGCCGACCCGATGCACCCGACCCTGATTCAGACCGTCTGGGGCATCGGCTACCGGCTGGAGCTTCCGTGACCCCGACGCCGCACGACATCCTGGTCGCGGCCGAGTGGGCCATCGCCGCCGGCCTAGTCGCCTGGCTCATCACCATCCCACTGCGGCGCCGATCGCTGGCTGGCCTGCTAGCCAGCGTGGTCTTCGTCGGCACCACCGCGTCGGTGGCCGCGATGGTCGGCAGTTTCCGGGCGATGTTCATCTCCACCAACGAACTCGTTCTCACTGTGACGGTTGCCCTGGCCGCCGGCATCATCGCCTCGCTCACCGCCTGGATGAGCATCCGCCGGCAGATGAAGGACCGCGAGGTACTCCGCAATGCGGTCCAGGAGATCGAAGCGGGACGGATCCCGAACACCGACGGCCGCCGCCTCAGCGCGGAACTGGAGAAACTCCGCGCCCAGCTGGAGGAGACCGGGCGCCGGCTCACCGAGTCCCGGGAACGGGAGCGGGCGGTGGAGACGTCACGCCGCGAACTCGTCGCGTTCCTCAGCCACGATCTACGTACCCCGCTGGCCGGTCTGCGGGCCATGTCTGAGGCGCTGGAGGATGGCGTCGCCGACTCGCCTGACCTGTATTACAAGCAGATTCGCGTCGAGGTCGAGCGCCTCACCAACATGGTCAACGACCTCTTCGACCTCTCCCGCATCCAGGCCGGAGCCTTCACCCTGAGCAGCGAGACGGTGGCGCTGGACGACGTCGTCTCCGACTGCCTGGCTGCCCTGGCCCCACTGGCCCGGGCCCGTGGGGTCCGTCTCAGCGGGCAGACGTCGGGTGCGGCGACGGTGAGCGGAGACGGTCACGAGCTCAATCGGGCCCTGACGAATCTGGTCGCCAACGCGATCCGGCATACCCGCACCGACGGCGCGATCGACGTGACGGTGCAGGTGCGGGCCAACCCGCCCCTGGCCGAGGTGGTCGTCCGGGACGAGTGCGGCGGGATTCCGCGGGAGGACCTCGATCGGGTCTTCGAGATCGGGTTTCGCGGGGAGGCGGCCCGCACCCCGCAGCACCAGGAGGAGGTGAGCGCCGGCTTCGGGCTGGCGATCACCCGGGGCATCGTCGAGGCCCATCAGGGGACGATCGAGGTCCGCAACGTCGACGGCGGCTGCAGCTTTACCGTCCGCCTCCCCACCGCCGCCTGACCCGATACCGTAACCGGATGACAGTTGCCCGTTCATTGCTGCTCTTTCTGCTCGCCGCGGTGGCCGAGATCGGTGGGGCCTGGCTGATCTGGCAGGGCATCCGGGAGCACCGCGGCCTGCTCTGGGTTGGCGCTGGAGTGGTGGCCCTCGGTGCCTACGGGTTCGTCGCCACCCTGCAGCCCGACCCGCACTTCGGCCGCATCCTGGCCGCCTACGGCGGGGTCTTCGTCGCCGGCTCACTGGCCTGGGGCACTATCTTCGACGGCTATCGCCCCGACCGCTACGACCTGCTTGGCGCCGCGATCTGCCTCATCGGCGTCGGCGTCATCATGTACGTCCCGCGCCACTGAGAATGCGCGACTGCTCGGGAGTGCGCGCGCTACTGCTCGGCCAGCTCCCGCATACCGTCGCTGAAGTCGACCCCAGCCGGCACGTTCAGCTCGGCCCGCAGCCGAGAAGAGTCCGCAGTTATATGGCGAACGTCGCCCAACCGGTAGGCCCCGGTGACGACCGGCGGCGGGCCGCCGGTGCTCGCAGCCAGGGCCCGGGCCATGTCACCGACGGTGCGTACCACCCCGGAACCGACGTTGAAGGCCCGCACCCCGGCGCCCGGCTGCGCGGTCAGCGCCTCGGCGGTGGCGGCGGCGACATCGCGGACGTGCACGAAGTCCCGCCGCTGGCGGCCGTCCTCGAAGACCTGCGGTGCCTCGCCCCGGCGCAAGGCCGAGAGGAAGATGGCGGCCACTCCGGCGTAGGGGGTGTCGCGGGGCATGCCCGGTCCGTAGACGTTGTGATAGCGCATCGCGGCCACCGACGAGCCGGTCGAACGCGCCCAGGCCGCGGCGAGGTGCTCCTGGGCCAGTTTGGTCGCGGCGTAGGCGTTGCGCGGATCCAGTGGTGCATCCTCGGTGACCAGGGCCGGCGCGAGCGGCAATCCGCAGTGCGGGCAGGGCGGTTCGAACTGCCCGCGCGCCAGTTCGGACTCCAGGCGTGGGCCGGGCGAGACCAGCCCGTGGGTCGGGCAGCGGCCGAACCCCTCGCCGTAGACGACCATCGAACTGGCCAACACCAGGCGGCCAACCCCGACGCGGGCCATCGCGGCCAGCAGCACGGCGGTGCCATGGTCGTTGGAGTCGGCGTAGTCGGGTAGGTCCTGGACGTCCACCCCGAGGCCGACCTTGGCCGCCAGGTGACAGACCCCGTCGATCCCGGCCAGCGCGCCGGCCACCGCGTCGGCATCCCGCACGTCACCGACCAGCAGTTCGGCGTCGAGTTCAGGGACCACCCCATGGTGCACGTCCGGGCGGAGTGAATCGAAGACGCGTACCTCGTGCCCCCGGCGCTGCAGTTCACGGACCAGGTGCTGGCCGATGAAGCCGGCACCGCCGGTGACGAGCACCCGCATCAGGGCAGCTCATAGGGCGGCGGCATATCGCTGTAGACGGCCGCACAGGCACAATCACCTTGTAAATCAGGGAGATTCGTCAGGGTGTCGGCCAGCAGGTCACGCAGCAGCGGCAGGTTGCGGGCGAAGGCGGCCAGCACCTCGCCGTGGGTGACGCCACCTCCAGCCTCGACCCCCGCGTCCAGGTCCGTGACCAGGGCGAGCGTCGTGTAACAGAGGGCGAGTTCGCGGGCCAGGATCGCCTCCGGCATGCCGGTCATCCCGATGATGCTCCAGCCATGCGATTGGAACTCCAACGACTCGGCCCGGGTCGAGAAGCGCGGGCCGTTGACGACGACCAGCACCCCACCGTCGGTCACCGCCGCCTCCGATCGCAGGGCCGCCGCCCGGCCCCGGGCGCAGTACGGATCAGCCAAGGAAATATGGGCAACGCCGGCCCCGTCGGCGACAAAGGTGGTGGCCCGGCCGTGCGTGCGGTCGACGAGTTGATCGGGGACGACGAGCGTGCCGGCGCCGAGTTCGGCCTTCAACGATCCGACGGCCGAGAGGCTCACCACCTGACGAACCCCGACCGAGCGCAGCGCCCAGAGGTTGGCCCGGTAGGGCACCAGGTGCGGGGCGAAGCGATGATCGGCACCGTGACGGGGCAGGAAGGCGACCCGGCGCCCGGCGAAGGTGCCGACCGTGAGTTCCGCGCTCGGCTCGCCGAAGGGTGTCGTCACGGCGACGGGACGCGCATCGGAGAGGAGGGAGTAAAAGCCCGAACCGCCGATCACCCCGATATCGGCCAGATCTGAGTTGGTCACTCGGACACGCTAGCGCGCATGCGGGAGCGGTACGTTACCCCTATGGGTCTCGTCACCTGTCAGATCTCCATCTCCCTTGACGGATTCACCGCGGGCCTGCATCAGAGCCGCGACAACCCACTGGGCGACGGCGGACTGCGACTGCATCAATGGATCTTCGCCACCGAGAGCTGGAACCGCCGGCAAGGCAATCCGAACCCGGTGGGGCAACCCGGCACCGACGCCGATTCGGCGGTCATCGACGAGGCCACCGCGAACGTCGGCGCCTACATCATGGGCCGCCACATGTTCGGCGAAGGCGGGGGCTACGCGGCCGGACGCGGCGTCGAGCCCGACACCTGGGACGAGACCTGGACCGGCTGGTGGGGCGAGAATCCCCCGTATCACGTGCCCGTCTTCGTGCTCACGCATTACCCCCGCGAGCCGCTGACGATGCAGGGCGGCACCACCTTCAATTTCGTCACCGGTGGGGCCGAGGAGGCGCTGGCCCAGGCGCGAGCCGCGGCCGGTGACCGGGATGTCTCGATCGCCGGTGGGGCGGCGACGGTGCAGCAGTTCCTGCGGGCCGGTCTCCTCGATGAGCTCTACCTGCACATCGCCCCGGTGCTGCTCGGCGGTGGTGAGCGTCTGCTGGAGAACGTCGGCGACCTGCGGCTGGAGCCGATCAAGGTCGTCGCCTCCCCGGCGGTCACCCACATCAAGTACCGCGTCTCCAACGGCTCCGATTAGGTACGCGATACCGCGAGTCCCACAAACTCGGCGGTCACGGCCGGTTTCGTCCCAAACGTTGCCAGTACGGGTGTGACGGTCGTCAATCTGCGGGTATCGGCTTACGGCTCAGCATCTACGCTGGAGCAAAATGCCGCCGGCCGCCAGTGCCCGGCGGTGCCACCACAATCCGCTGCAGGAGATCCGCAATGAAGCGCAAGCACTACGACGAAGACCACCTGGCGTTCGGGGACTCCGTCCGCACCTTCCTGCAGAAGGAGGTCGTACCGAATTACCTGGAGTGGGAAGAGGCCGAGATCAGCCCGCGGGAGATCTTCACCGCGGCCGGCAAGAACGGCTTCCTGGGTATGGCCGTCGACGAGCAGTACGGCGGCGGCGGCATCGACGACTTCCGCTTCAACCAGATCCTGGCTGAGGAGGTCGCCAACGCAGGCGTCACCGGCACCGGCCTCGGCATCACCCTGCACAACGACACCTGCCTCCCCTACTTCCTCACCTACGCCAACGAAGAGCAGCGCGAGCGCTGGCTGCCGGGCATCGTCTCCGGTGACCTCATCACCGCGGTCGGCATGACCGAGCCCGGCGCCGGCTCCGACCTCGCCGGCATCCGCACCTCGGCCGTGCGCGACGGCGACCACTACATCGTCAACGGCTCCAAGACGTTCATCACCAACGGCATCAACGCCGACCTCGTCATCACCGTGGTGCGCACCTCGCCCGACCGCCACACAGGGCTGAGCCTGCTGATCCTGGAGCGCGGCCAGGAGGGATTCGAGCGCGGACGCAACCTCA
Coding sequences within it:
- a CDS encoding Glycosyl transferase family 2 — its product is MLIDLVLPCLDEAQALPWVLSRIPDGVRPIVVDNGSSDGSAEIARRFGALVVDCPTPGYGAACHAGLEAATAEFVGFCDCDASLDPADVLRLLRPVQRGWAELSVARRRPTSWRAWPLHARLANKELARRFRRASGVPLLDVGPLRVARRVGLLELEIRDRRCGYPLETLLRAAQAGWRLEQIDVDYHPRSGRSKVTGTPRGTLQAVRDMSAVLSQ
- a CDS encoding DNA-binding response regulator, OmpR family, contains REC and winged-helix (wHTH) domain, whose amino-acid sequence is MANILVVDDDTTVAEVVVSYLRRAGHTSTVLGDGQLALDALADATPDLLILDVMLPSVDGLKICAMLRENHPDLPIIMLTALADAEDRIAGLEMGADDYLTKPFSPRELVLRVDSVLRRIQPAASTDAAAPPTAAEEMLRAGDLTVNPLSRRVTRGDEELTLTVRELDLLIFLLRNPGRAFNREELMRDVWGWTFGDHSTVTVHVRRLREKVEADPMHPTLIQTVWGIGYRLELP
- a CDS encoding histidine kinase, translating into MTPTPHDILVAAEWAIAAGLVAWLITIPLRRRSLAGLLASVVFVGTTASVAAMVGSFRAMFISTNELVLTVTVALAAGIIASLTAWMSIRRQMKDREVLRNAVQEIEAGRIPNTDGRRLSAELEKLRAQLEETGRRLTESRERERAVETSRRELVAFLSHDLRTPLAGLRAMSEALEDGVADSPDLYYKQIRVEVERLTNMVNDLFDLSRIQAGAFTLSSETVALDDVVSDCLAALAPLARARGVRLSGQTSGAATVSGDGHELNRALTNLVANAIRHTRTDGAIDVTVQVRANPPLAEVVVRDECGGIPREDLDRVFEIGFRGEAARTPQHQEEVSAGFGLAITRGIVEAHQGTIEVRNVDGGCSFTVRLPTAA
- a CDS encoding small multidrug resistance family-3 protein; translation: MTVARSLLLFLLAAVAEIGGAWLIWQGIREHRGLLWVGAGVVALGAYGFVATLQPDPHFGRILAAYGGVFVAGSLAWGTIFDGYRPDRYDLLGAAICLIGVGVIMYVPRH
- a CDS encoding dTDP-L-rhamnose 4-epimerase, whose protein sequence is MRVLVTGGAGFIGQHLVRELQRRGHEVRVFDSLRPDVHHGVVPELDAELLVGDVRDADAVAGALAGIDGVCHLAAKVGLGVDVQDLPDYADSNDHGTAVLLAAMARVGVGRLVLASSMVVYGEGFGRCPTHGLVSPGPRLESELARGQFEPPCPHCGLPLAPALVTEDAPLDPRNAYAATKLAQEHLAAAWARSTGSSVAAMRYHNVYGPGMPRDTPYAGVAAIFLSALRRGEAPQVFEDGRQRRDFVHVRDVAAATAEALTAQPGAGVRAFNVGSGVVRTVGDMARALAASTGGPPPVVTGAYRLGDVRHITADSSRLRAELNVPAGVDFSDGMRELAEQ
- a CDS encoding methylthioadenosine phosphorylase; protein product: MTNSDLADIGVIGGSGFYSLLSDARPVAVTTPFGEPSAELTVGTFAGRRVAFLPRHGADHRFAPHLVPYRANLWALRSVGVRQVVSLSAVGSLKAELGAGTLVVPDQLVDRTHGRATTFVADGAGVAHISLADPYCARGRAAALRSEAAVTDGGVLVVVNGPRFSTRAESLEFQSHGWSIIGMTGMPEAILARELALCYTTLALVTDLDAGVEAGGGVTHGEVLAAFARNLPLLRDLLADTLTNLPDLQGDCACAAVYSDMPPPYELP
- a CDS encoding RibD C-terminal domain-containing protein, which gives rise to MRERYVTPMGLVTCQISISLDGFTAGLHQSRDNPLGDGGLRLHQWIFATESWNRRQGNPNPVGQPGTDADSAVIDEATANVGAYIMGRHMFGEGGGYAAGRGVEPDTWDETWTGWWGENPPYHVPVFVLTHYPREPLTMQGGTTFNFVTGGAEEALAQARAAAGDRDVSIAGGAATVQQFLRAGLLDELYLHIAPVLLGGGERLLENVGDLRLEPIKVVASPAVTHIKYRVSNGSD
- a CDS encoding Acyl-CoA dehydrogenase; its protein translation is MKRKHYDEDHLAFGDSVRTFLQKEVVPNYLEWEEAEISPREIFTAAGKNGFLGMAVDEQYGGGGIDDFRFNQILAEEVANAGVTGTGLGITLHNDTCLPYFLTYANEEQRERWLPGIVSGDLITAVGMTEPGAGSDLAGIRTSAVRDGDHYIVNGSKTFITNGINADLVITVVRTSPDRHTGLSLLILERGQEGFERGRNLNKIGLHSQDTAELSFTDVRVPVANLLGEEGKGFLQLVKKLPQERLSIAVSALAEARAAFNNTLAYVNERKAFGKSIGSFQNSKFVLAEIATELDVAQAYVDQSVIALNAGELDAVDASKAKFYCTELQGRTIDKCLQLHGGYGYMLEYPIARAYADARVTRIYGGSSEIMKEVISRSLGI